The following proteins are co-located in the Apium graveolens cultivar Ventura chromosome 5, ASM990537v1, whole genome shotgun sequence genome:
- the LOC141659232 gene encoding large ribosomal subunit protein uL1-like, translating into MSKLQSEALREAIAQIVKEAGEKKRNFTETIELQIGLKNYDPQKDKRFSGSVKLPHIPRPKMKVCMLGDAQHVGEAEKIGLESMDVEGLKKLNKNKKLVKKLAKKYHAFLASEAVIKQIPRLLGPGLNKAGKFPTLVSHQESLESKVNETKATVKFQLKKVLCMGVAVGNLSMEEKQIFQNVQMSVNFLVSLLKKNWQNVRCLYLKSTMGKTVRIF; encoded by the exons ATGAG TAAGCTGCAGAGTGAGGCATTAAGGGAAGCAATAGCACAGATTGTTAAGGAAGCTGGTGAGAAGAAGAGGAACTTTACAGAGACAATTGAGCTCCAGATTGGTTTGAAGAATTATGACCCTCAAAAGGATAAGCGTTTCAGTGGGTCAGTTAAGTTGCCTCACATTCCGCGTCCAAAGATGAAGGTTTGCATGCTTGGTGATGCTCAGCATGTCGGAGAG GCGGAGAAAATTGGTTTGGAATCTATGGATGTTGAAGGCTTGAAAAAGCTTAATAAGAACAAGAAACTAGTGAAGAAACTTGCAAAGAAGTACCATGCTTTCTTGGCATCTGAAGCTGTCATCAAGCAAATTCCCCGTCTTTTGGGTCCAGGGCTCAACAAAGCAG GCAAGTTTCCTACACTTGTTTCACACCAGGAGTCCCTCGAGTCTAAGGTGAATGAGACCAAGGCCACTGTAAAATTCCAGTTGAAGAAGGTACTTTGCATGGGAGTAGCTGTTGGAAACCTCAGTATGGAGGAAAAGCAGATCTTCCAAAATGTGCAGATGAGTGTGAACTTTCTAGTTTCTCTGTTGAAGAAAAACTGGCAAAAT GTCAGATGCTTGTACCTGAAGAGCACAATGGGAAAGACTGTCCGCATCTTTTAG